In Lacrimispora indolis DSM 755, a genomic segment contains:
- the mgsA gene encoding methylglyoxal synthase — protein sequence MNIGLVAHDSKKKLMQNFCIAYRGILSKHMLYATGTTGRLIEEVTNLNVHKYLAGHLGGEQQLGSQIEHNEIDLVIFLRDPLTPKSHEPDIVNIMSTCDMHNIPLATNLATAELLIKSLDRGDLEWREMYK from the coding sequence ATGAATATAGGACTAGTTGCACATGATTCAAAGAAAAAACTTATGCAGAATTTCTGCATTGCCTACAGGGGAATTTTAAGTAAACACATGTTATATGCTACAGGAACTACCGGACGTCTGATTGAAGAGGTAACAAACTTAAATGTTCACAAGTATCTGGCAGGACATCTGGGCGGTGAGCAGCAGTTAGGGTCCCAGATTGAACACAATGAGATCGATCTGGTCATCTTTTTAAGAGATCCCCTCACACCAAAGTCTCATGAACCGGATATCGTAAACATTATGAGTACCTGTGATATGCACAACATTCCTCTTGCAACCAATCTGGCCACCGCAGAGCTTTTGATCAAGTCTCTGGATCGCGGTGACTTGGAATGGCGTGAGATGTATAAATAA
- the minD gene encoding septum site-determining protein MinD codes for MSEIIVITSGKGGVGKTTTSANVGTGLAILGKKVVLIDTDIGLRNLDVVMGLENRIVYNLVDVVEGNCRMKQALIKDKRYPNLFLLPSAQTRDKTAVTPGQMVKLVDDLREEFDYILLDCPAGIEQGFQNAIAGADRAIVVTTPEVSAIRDADRIIGLLEAADMGTIELIVNRIRADMVKRGDMMSLDDVMDILAVDIIGAVPDDEDIVISSNQGEPLVGMGTPAGQAYMDICRRITGENIPLHNPAVREGLFFKLSHLLKRA; via the coding sequence ATGAGCGAAATCATCGTAATCACTTCTGGAAAAGGCGGGGTAGGCAAGACAACAACTTCTGCCAATGTTGGTACCGGACTGGCAATCCTGGGTAAGAAAGTAGTTCTGATTGATACAGATATCGGACTTCGGAACCTGGATGTCGTTATGGGTCTGGAAAACCGCATTGTCTACAATTTAGTGGACGTGGTGGAGGGGAACTGCCGTATGAAGCAGGCCCTGATAAAAGACAAAAGATACCCAAACTTATTTTTACTTCCCTCGGCACAAACCAGGGACAAGACAGCTGTCACCCCCGGACAAATGGTGAAGCTGGTTGATGATTTAAGAGAAGAGTTTGATTATATCCTGCTGGATTGTCCTGCAGGTATCGAACAAGGCTTTCAAAACGCCATTGCAGGCGCTGACAGAGCCATTGTCGTGACAACCCCGGAGGTGTCCGCAATCCGGGATGCAGACCGGATCATCGGTCTTTTGGAAGCTGCTGACATGGGGACCATTGAACTCATCGTAAACCGCATTCGGGCGGATATGGTGAAAAGGGGAGACATGATGTCTCTTGACGACGTCATGGACATCCTTGCCGTTGATATTATCGGCGCTGTGCCGGATGACGAGGACATCGTCATTTCCTCAAACCAGGGAGAACCTCTTGTTGGTATGGGAACCCCGGCTGGACAGGCTTATATGGATATCTGCAGGCGGATTACCGGGGAAAATATCCCCCTTCATAATCCGGCAGTGCGTGAAGGCCTGTTCTTTAAGCTCTCGCACCTCCTAAAAAGAGCATAG
- a CDS encoding FtsW/RodA/SpoVE family cell cycle protein codes for MFSDYNFKYYNYRLVLYMLSLSVIGILVVASASNQDSATVTKQIIGVMVGFALAIGLSIIDYHKLIKLYALDYAVCILLLGAVLVMGHTAGGATRWINIPGIGRIQPSEFVKIGLIVFFSWYWSKYQERLNTPVMIGLAALFAAIPIGLIFAEPNLSTSLVVSIIILCMVFSAGISYRWIGGVLAVAIPAGALFIFLLTKGLIPFIHDYQARRILAWIYPHAEQYAENLYQQKNSIMAISSGQLQGKGLFNTTIASVKDGNFLSAGETDFIFAIIGEEMGFRGSVIVIVLIGLVVFECLYLASKSKDMSGKLICTGMAALIGFQAFANIAVATQIFPNTGLPLPFISSGVSSLISIFMGMGLVLNVGLQRKIGN; via the coding sequence ATGTTTTCTGACTACAATTTTAAATACTATAATTACCGGTTAGTTTTGTACATGCTGTCGCTGTCCGTTATTGGAATTCTTGTGGTGGCCAGCGCCTCCAACCAGGATTCTGCTACAGTGACAAAACAGATTATCGGCGTGATGGTGGGATTTGCCCTTGCTATCGGGCTTTCCATCATAGACTATCATAAACTCATAAAGCTTTATGCTCTGGATTATGCAGTCTGCATCCTTTTGCTGGGTGCTGTTCTTGTTATGGGACATACGGCCGGAGGGGCTACCAGGTGGATCAACATTCCCGGTATCGGACGGATACAGCCGTCTGAGTTCGTAAAAATTGGATTAATCGTGTTCTTTTCCTGGTATTGGAGCAAATACCAGGAAAGGCTGAACACGCCGGTGATGATAGGCTTGGCCGCCTTGTTTGCGGCCATTCCCATCGGCCTTATTTTTGCGGAACCCAACTTATCCACCAGCCTTGTGGTGTCCATCATTATTCTGTGCATGGTATTTTCCGCAGGAATCAGCTACCGGTGGATCGGCGGCGTCCTTGCCGTAGCAATACCGGCAGGAGCGCTTTTCATATTTCTGCTGACTAAGGGTCTGATCCCTTTTATCCACGACTATCAGGCACGGCGTATCCTTGCATGGATTTATCCTCATGCAGAGCAGTATGCCGAAAATCTGTACCAGCAAAAAAATTCAATTATGGCAATCAGTTCCGGACAGCTTCAAGGGAAAGGACTTTTTAATACAACCATTGCATCGGTGAAAGATGGAAATTTCTTATCAGCCGGAGAAACCGACTTTATTTTTGCCATTATAGGCGAAGAGATGGGATTTCGAGGCAGCGTTATCGTCATTGTTCTTATTGGTTTGGTTGTATTTGAATGTCTTTATTTGGCATCCAAATCCAAGGATATGTCAGGAAAACTGATTTGTACCGGCATGGCAGCCTTAATCGGCTTTCAGGCCTTTGCCAATATCGCCGTGGCAACACAAATATTTCCCAATACAGGCCTTCCGCTCCCCTTTATCAGCTCGGGAGTCAGTTCGCTCATCAGCATTTTTATGGGTATGGGATTGGTACTGAATGTTGGGCTTCAACGCAAAATCGGTAATTAA
- a CDS encoding D-alanyl-D-alanine carboxypeptidase family protein, whose product MKKRVFVKSGCIALCSVFLTGCAGLKSLENPYVFSERTALYQSSAVSGKSEPFAHDLCIVAEDTSGQDNAVTAEAAAVFDLTDKKVLFAKNPFERLYPASITKTMTALIALKYGNLTDEVTVTGDAVITEAGASLCGIRPGDKLTMEQLLYGLMLPSGNDAGAAIATHMAGGIDQFSQMMNDEAKRIGATGTHFLNPHGLNDENHYTTAYDLYLIFNEALKYPEFRKIIDTTEYAATYQDGAGNPVNATWKGTNWYMTGERKMPEGLTVLGGKTGTTKAAGSCLIMGSSDSADREYVTVVLKAPNHAGLYDNMTNILNKIVE is encoded by the coding sequence GTGAAGAAAAGAGTTTTTGTAAAATCAGGCTGCATTGCCTTATGTAGTGTATTTCTCACAGGCTGCGCCGGTTTAAAGAGCCTTGAAAATCCTTATGTGTTTTCAGAAAGGACCGCTCTTTATCAGTCCAGTGCAGTGTCAGGCAAATCGGAGCCCTTTGCCCATGATCTCTGCATCGTGGCAGAGGATACTTCCGGCCAGGATAATGCGGTCACTGCCGAAGCTGCCGCTGTCTTTGATCTGACAGATAAAAAGGTCCTGTTTGCAAAGAATCCTTTTGAGCGGCTGTATCCTGCAAGCATCACAAAGACCATGACAGCTCTTATTGCTTTGAAGTACGGAAACTTAACCGATGAGGTCACGGTAACCGGAGATGCCGTCATTACGGAAGCCGGTGCCAGCTTATGCGGAATAAGGCCGGGGGATAAGCTCACCATGGAACAGCTATTATATGGTCTCATGCTTCCTTCAGGAAATGATGCAGGAGCTGCCATTGCAACCCATATGGCCGGTGGAATTGATCAGTTTTCTCAAATGATGAATGATGAAGCGAAGAGGATCGGGGCCACTGGCACTCATTTCCTCAACCCTCACGGGCTGAACGATGAAAATCACTATACTACGGCTTATGACCTGTACTTAATCTTCAACGAAGCTTTAAAGTATCCCGAATTTCGCAAGATCATCGATACAACAGAATATGCTGCCACCTATCAGGATGGAGCAGGAAACCCGGTAAATGCCACCTGGAAAGGTACCAACTGGTATATGACAGGAGAGCGGAAGATGCCGGAGGGCCTTACCGTCCTGGGAGGAAAAACAGGTACAACAAAAGCGGCCGGAAGCTGTCTGATCATGGGAAGCTCGGATTCCGCTGATCGGGAATATGTTACCGTAGTTTTAAAAGCGCCCAACCATGCAGGCCTCTACGATAATATGACAAATATATTGAATAAAATTGTAGAATAG
- the minE gene encoding cell division topological specificity factor MinE — MSLLPVFRKKNSGEIARNRLKLLLVADKADCSPEIMQMIKDDMVRVVSRYMDIDSDRIEIQMKKLKQPDCERFTPVLYANIPIRDVPEKGIY, encoded by the coding sequence ATGAGCCTGCTTCCTGTATTCCGCAAGAAGAATTCAGGAGAAATTGCAAGAAATCGTCTGAAACTTTTGCTGGTTGCGGACAAGGCTGATTGTTCTCCTGAGATCATGCAGATGATAAAAGACGATATGGTCCGTGTTGTTTCAAGATACATGGATATAGATTCCGACAGAATAGAGATACAGATGAAAAAGCTGAAACAGCCGGATTGCGAACGCTTTACACCGGTGCTTTATGCAAACATCCCTATTCGCGATGTACCTGAAAAGGGGATATACTAA
- a CDS encoding septum site-determining protein MinC has translation MHNTVVIKSNRAGMTVILDPDIPFPQLLSDIGKKFGDHAKFWGSVQMTLTLEGRELTSEEEFAIINQITENSNVEIICLVDTDINRMERCEKALNEKLMELSCQTGQFFKGNLQSGETLESEASIVIIGDVCKGSKVLAKGNVIVLGKLSGTVCAGVAGNRGALITALDMAPIQLRIADCTSGLDGRGKRLGRGPMKAYMENNKVIIKPMKKSVEIFQKLR, from the coding sequence ATGCATAATACCGTAGTAATTAAAAGCAACAGAGCAGGTATGACTGTCATCCTGGACCCAGATATCCCCTTCCCTCAGCTTCTTTCTGATATTGGGAAAAAATTCGGGGATCATGCAAAATTCTGGGGATCCGTACAAATGACCCTGACCCTGGAGGGCCGGGAACTGACTTCCGAAGAAGAATTCGCAATCATCAACCAGATCACGGAAAATTCCAATGTGGAGATCATCTGCCTGGTTGATACGGATATAAACCGCATGGAGCGCTGTGAAAAAGCACTGAACGAGAAACTGATGGAATTGTCCTGCCAGACAGGCCAGTTCTTCAAAGGTAATCTACAAAGCGGAGAGACTTTGGAATCCGAAGCCAGCATTGTCATCATTGGTGATGTGTGCAAGGGATCAAAGGTTTTGGCAAAAGGCAACGTAATCGTTCTCGGAAAGCTTTCCGGAACGGTATGTGCAGGTGTGGCAGGCAACCGGGGGGCGCTTATCACAGCTCTTGATATGGCTCCCATTCAACTGCGTATCGCAGATTGTACCTCAGGTCTTGACGGAAGAGGCAAGCGCCTGGGACGGGGTCCTATGAAGGCTTATATGGAAAATAACAAAGTCATAATTAAACCAATGAAAAAAAGTGTGGAAATATTCCAAAAATTAAGGTAA